DNA from Demetria terragena DSM 11295:
TAGTCCTGGTCCGCGAACGTGGCGATCACCCGTTTACCCAGTTCACGGATCGCCCTCGACCCTGACCCTGCTGGTAACGCGAGGAAGTACCCGAACACCTCATCACGGGTGCTACCCGGCAGCACGGGCATGATCTTTTCGACCTCGACGAGCGCGGTACTCGCTGCGGCAACCCCGACCTGGCCGGTCCTCAGCGCGGTGACCAGCACCTCGTTCTGAGGCTGGGTACACGCGGCCGCAACCTTCGCGATTCGTGCCGCGACCACTGGCTCCACCCCCGGCCAATCAACCCGTGCCGGTTCACGACGCGCAGGGTGCACCGCATCAGGAAGCAAACGCCCGATCGGTTCACCAGATGCCAGGCGGGATACCCACTGTGTTGCTCCGGCAGCGGTCGAGTCATCGATCACACCCCGCTGTATTGCTTCAGCGACCAAGCCGACAGCTGCGGACTCGGCCAACTGCAGCACCGCCAACACCTCCTGAGTCAGCACCGCTAACTGCCCACTCGAGGCCTGATACCGAACAGCAGTAATCCCCGTTAACGCCTCAAGTACGGCATGCACCCGCCCAGCACACTCATGAACACTCATCCCAGCGTCCGCGGGCACACCGCCCACCGTCAGGGGCGTCACATCAGCCAACAACGGCACATCCACAGACACGAATCACACCTCCCCGCCAACCAGTAATCCGAACTAGTGTTCGAACTACTCCCCACACTAACCCCGACCACCGACAGCATGGCGCGACCGTTCGCCGTCGCCGAGTATCTCGAAGGAGGCGAGCCGCATAAGGCCGCCGGCCTCAGGCCTTCCCGACGCTCACCTTGGTCAGGATCTCCGGCCAGGTCTGCTCTAGGCGCCGTCCGCCAGCCGTCACGCCCAACCGGAGGATGAGCAGGCCCCACGCCAATCCGACGGCGAGCAGGATGGCCGCAACCAGGGTGTCTGACCCCCAGATCATCAGCGGAATCAAGATCGGCGCGGCAAGCACGACGGTCGCTAGCCCCGCGCCGAAGAAAATCAGCATCGTGAGGACGCCCGCTCCGGAGCCGCCCGTACCAAAGGGGTTTGTTCCGGGCGGTGGCGCCTGGCCTGGATTTATGGCCCCGACCCACGAACACACGCCGAGGCCGCCGAACAGCAGCGGTGGTAGCGCGGCAAGCAGCGGCAGCCACAGGTCGGCGCGCCCGCTCATCGCGAGGGCAGCGGCGTAGCTCAACACCAGAATGGGGGCAGTGATCGTCAGCACCGCGAGGATCCGGCCCATCCGATCGGCAACGGCGGGAGCGCCCAAGGCGACGTGGGTCCAGAGTGCCGAGTGGTCGTACGCCAAGTCGGCAACCAGCCCCACCCCGACGAGGGTCGCAAGGATCACCGGCATGGCGAACGCCCCAAGTCCCGCACCTCCGGGGCCAAATGTGCTCGTCACGCCGATCATGAGCGGCACGACCACCAAGCTCACAAGCGAGACCGAGTAGCGGGGGTCGCGTCGCCAGTAGCGCAGGCAGCGTGCGGCAATGGCACCCGCGGGGGTCGCCGGATAGATCCGGTCAGCGAATCCTCCGGCACCGGCCGCGGGTGCCGAACCGGCCTCAATGGCTGTGGTCAATGCGCGATGCAGTGCGCGACCCCAGACCACCCACAGCAAAACCACGAGCGCGAGCGCAAGAACCAACCGTGCGGCGGCCACACCCCACTGCTGCTGCGCGACGTCTCCGGGCACCGCGGCCGCCCACCCGAGTGGCGTCCACCCCAGCACGGCCGCCGAATCCTCCATCAGTCCGGCAGTTCTGTCTGGGTCGGCGGCCAGGCCATTGGTCAGCAACTGCGATCCCAACCCGAACGAGACGACGAAGATGCCCAGCACCAACGCCGAGAAGTCCTGAAAACGACGAGAGGAGAGTGCGGCCGCGAACCACGAGGTCAACGCGCGTGCCGCCAAAAAGCAGGTGAGCAGGAGCACCGGCGCCATCAGCAGCGCCACGACAATAGTCAGAGCAGACTGTCCGGTCCAGGCCAACAGCGAGCCGAGCAAGACCAGGGCGGTCAGGACACCGGGAACCCCGCACAGCCCGGCGGCGAGCAGTGCAGGGCGAAGTTGGTTGATCGTCAACGGGAGTAGCGCGAATCGTGCCGGGTCCAAAGTCGCGTCGACCCCAAAAAGCAGCAATGGCAGCACAATCCACGCAATCACCACGCTCGTGAGGATGGCAACCGTAAGGCTTTGGATCTGCGCGGCGGAGTTGGACGCGCTCACCGCAAAGGTCACGACTATTGCGGTCACGGCCACGAGACCGAAGAACGCACCGAGCAGAAGTCCGATGACGCGACCGGGGCTCTGTCGCAGGCCCCGGGCCATCAGAGTCAGTTGGAGCCGGGCGAGGACTGCAACCACGACAGCACCTCTCCTTCCCCGGCCCGCACCCCAGCCAGCCCGAGAAAACGTTGCTGGAGTGTCTGGCCCTGTCGTACGTCATCGAGCCCGCCCTCAGCGACCACCTGACCGTCGACGATGACGGCGAGGTGGTCGCACAGACTCTCCACGAGTTCCATCACGTGACTGGACAGGACCACCGTGCCGCCCCCGGCGACGTACTGCTGCAGGATCTGCCGGATGACCTGGCCCGACACCGGATCGACGGCTTCGAAAGGTTCGTCCAGCAAGAGCACTCTCGGCGCGTGGATCAACGCACAGGCCAGACCGATCTTCTTGGTCATACCGGCGGAGTAATCCACCACCAACTTGTCACCGGCATCGGCCAAACCGAGCGACCCGAGTAATTGGTCGCGACGCTCAAGCACGGTCGGCTCCGGCATGCTGCGCAACAGGCCGTGATAGCGCAGCAACTCCCGGCCGCTCAGCCGGTCAAACGTCCGTAGCCCGTCGGGCAGCACGCCCATCAGTGACTTCGCCTTCGCCGGGTCGCTCCACACGTCGTGGCCCAGCACGACTGCGCGTCCCAGGTCGGGACGCAGTAGCCCGGTCACCATCGACAGCGTCGTGGTCTTGCCCGCGCCATTCGGCCCGACTACGCCATACATCGAGCCGCGCGGAACGCGAAGTGACAGGTGATTGACCGCGACTTTGTTGCCGAACTGCTTGGTCAGCCCGTCCAGGACCAGTGCCTCATCCCCGAGAAGAGTCATGTCTCGAGTCAAGCACAGTCCTTGACACCCGGGCCCGGAACTTCTCCGATCAGGTCGTCATCCCCGCGCCCTCGATGGCAGGGCTGGCCAGGGCACGCATCCGCTTCAGCAAACGGCTGTCGACCGGCCGAACATTCGGATGCAAGCCTCCTGCGGCATCGACCTCCGCTTGCCAGCGTTCCTGACGCGTGCGGAAGACCTCCGGATCCTGCAGCTCCTGACACATCAACGTGTCGGCATTGAGATCGACGACGATGGTGTCGCCATCCTCGACAAGGGCGATGGGCCCTCCCGCGGCGGCCTCCGGTCCAACGTGTCCAATGACCAAGCCCACTGACCCGCCAGAGAAGCGGGCGTCCGTCAGCAGCGCGACGGTGATGCCCCGCTCCCGACACAGAGCAGTGATCCGCGACGTGGGGTCGAGCATCTCGGGCATTCCCGGCGCCCCGCGCGGGCCCTCGTACCGAATGACCACCATGTCGTGATCGGCGAAACTCTCCGGCTGATCGATCAGCGCCGCCAGGAGGTCGACCTCGCTATTGAACACGCGGGCCTTACCAACAAACTGGTTGTTGGCATCGATGCCGCCTTCGACACCAGCCAATTTGAGCACCGCGCCGCCGTCAGGGCTGAGGTTCCCGCCGAGCACGCGTAGACCTCCGGTGTCTTTGAACGGCGCACTCATCGGGTGGATGACGTCGCCGTCGGGAGCCGGCGGGTCGAGGGACGCAA
Protein-coding regions in this window:
- a CDS encoding ABC transporter ATP-binding protein; amino-acid sequence: MTLLGDEALVLDGLTKQFGNKVAVNHLSLRVPRGSMYGVVGPNGAGKTTTLSMVTGLLRPDLGRAVVLGHDVWSDPAKAKSLMGVLPDGLRTFDRLSGRELLRYHGLLRSMPEPTVLERRDQLLGSLGLADAGDKLVVDYSAGMTKKIGLACALIHAPRVLLLDEPFEAVDPVSGQVIRQILQQYVAGGGTVVLSSHVMELVESLCDHLAVIVDGQVVAEGGLDDVRQGQTLQQRFLGLAGVRAGEGEVLSWLQSSPGSN